The following proteins are encoded in a genomic region of Archocentrus centrarchus isolate MPI-CPG fArcCen1 unplaced genomic scaffold, fArcCen1 scaffold_24_ctg1, whole genome shotgun sequence:
- the LOC115775729 gene encoding P2Y purinoceptor 3: MSSRREFPSNASVEMFLNVLNSSSTSPSQSCSIDESYKYIFLPICYSFTFIFSISLNSVVLYRSFRQTKRWNASLIYMVNLASTDFMYGLSLPFLVGSYIMRDRWIFGDFMCRLVRFLFYFNLYCSIFFLTCISVHRYLGICHPMKVITLESKKAVKCTCVLVWIVVFALTCPIFRFAQTGHVTRLTGFGSNASIGNPSHEISPVNAINGKLEGVIEEYQNCWDDAIDKEFPDYVPYGITLHLLGFFVPFSIIAYCYSHVVLTIFRTLHSQPASCRNPIDECTKRRDKNSSAAVGTGRRRNNGLQKIVGRDEGISIFLGAQSPYASRRRKSIRTIITITLLFALCFFPFHVTRTIFLLLKVTKSVPCHTMTTVSMCYKITRPLASFNAWLNALLYFLTKDKGGAQCCKAVNTTTQQHAVLLLPLRMMGRGQGEVDRATEDKTDKKENKAFHSPSSVNRAKVKYIVE; the protein is encoded by the coding sequence ATGTCATCCAGACGTGAATTTCCTTCGAATGCCAGTGTGGAAATGTTCCTCAACGTACTGaactcctcctccacctcaccATCTCAGTCTTGCAGCATAGACGAGTCCTACAAGTACATCTTCCTTCCCATTTGTTACTCCTTCACATTCATCTTCAGCATCTCCCTTAACTCGGTCGTCCTCTACCGTTCTTTTCGCCAGACCAAGCGCTGGAATGCCTCTTTGATATACATGGTCAACTTGGCCTCTACAGACTTCATGTACGGCCTGTCTCTGCCATTTCTCGTGGGAAGTTACATCATGCGTGACCGCTGGATCTTCGGGGACTTCATGTGCCGGCTGGTTCGTTTTCTCTTCTACTTTAACCTCTACtgctccatcttcttcctcactTGCATCTCTGTGCATAGATACCTTGGTATTTGCCACCCAATGAAAGTGATCACACTGGAATCCAAGAAGGCTGTCAAGTGCACTTGTGTCCTTGTTTGGATTGTAGTATTCGCTTTGACGTGCCCGATCTTCCGTTTTGCTCAGACTGGTCATGTGACAAGATTGACAGGGTTTGGAAGCAATGCAAGTATTGGCAATCCAAGTCATGAAATATCACCAGTAAATGCAATCAATGGTAAATTGGAAGGGGTAATTGAAGAGTACCAGAACTGTTGGGATGATGCCATAGATAAGGAGTTTCCTGATTATGTACCCTATGGCATCACACTCCATTTGCTGGGCTTTTTTGTGCCATTTTCCATAATTGCTTACTGTTACTCTCACGTAGTTCTCACCATATTTAGGACATTACATTCTCAGCCCGCGTCCTGCAGAAATCCAATAGATGAATGCACGAAGAGAAGAGACAAGAACAGCTCAGCAgctgttggaacaggaagaagACGAAACAATGGATTACAGAAAATAGTGGGAAGGGATGAAGGAATTTCCATTTTTCTTGGCGCTCAATCCCCATATGCCAGTCGAAGGCGTAAATCCATCAGAACTATCATTACCATCACCCTGTTATTTGCTCTGTGTTTCTTTCCCTTTCATGTTACCAGAACCATCTTTCTTTTGCTGAAAGTGACCAAGAGTGTTCCCTGTCACACTATGACAACAGTCTCCATGTGCTACAAGATCACCAGGCCCTTGGCATCCTTCAATGCATGGCTCAATGCCCTCCTTTACTTTCTGACTAAAGATAAAGGGGGAGCTCAGTGCTGCAAAGCAGTAAACACCACTACCCAACAGcatgctgtgctgctgttgccactgagaatgatgggaagaggaCAGGGTGAAGTGGACAGAGCGACAGAAGACAAGACTGACAAAAAGGAGAATAAAGCATTTCACAGTCCATCATCTGTGAACAGAGCAAAAGTTAAATATATAGTTGAATGA
- the LOC115775737 gene encoding schwannomin-interacting protein 1 isoform X2 codes for MEGEKERQRQQRDEKESNEAEDYRKSDDDTDKVEEEDEDSVGAALVWQERYGEDNLGLPIMHWEALSLRIAELEKQEEEKKEKKLKSGISLERGRSPVSWKEERGKRADSWEDGDDACNSHVLALTSRLQTRMNLQLCFINNSESEEEEEEEEKKREVRKKERDSWRGSGQIHKDPQPPAKPEKPKSRGFRNTLKNLRDRLRADHKSLTAAQSDPVVQRRHVECSDLQSFTIKELNALCASLSQAIQDLSSELVGRLQVRDQLRTEQDAMLLEVQDLTSL; via the exons ATGgaaggagagaaggaaagacaGAGACAGCAGCGGGATGAGAAAGAGAGCAACGAAGCCGAGGATTACAGGAAGAGTGACGACGACACAGACAAGGtcgaggaagaggatgaagattCGGTGGGGGCGGCGCTGGTCTGGCAGGAACGCTATGGCGAGGACAATCTGGGCCTTCCTATCATGCACTGGGAGGCGCTGAGCCTGCGCATAGCTGAGCTTGAGaagcaggaagaagagaagaaggagaagaagttAAAG AGCGGCATTTCTCTGGAGCGAGGCAGATCCCCAGTCAGctggaaagaggagagagggaagagaGCAGACAGCTGGGAGGATGGAGACGATGCCTGCAACAGCCACGTGCTGGCGCTGACCTCTCG CCTGCAGACACGGATgaatctgcagctctgcttcatcAACAACAGtgaaagtgaagaagaagaggaggaggaggagaagaaaagggAAGTCAGAAAGAAGGAGCGCGACTCCTGG AGAGGGTCGGGGCAGATTCACAAGGATCCTCAGCCTCCTGCCAAGCCTGAGAAACCAAAGTCCCGAGGCTTCAGGAACACTCTGAAGAACCTGCGAGACCGACTGAGAGCAGACCACAAATCACTG ACTGCGGCTCAGAGTGATCCTGTAGTCCAAAGGAGACATGTGGAGTGCAGCGATTTGCAGAGTTTCACTATCAAGGAGCTGAATGCTCTCTGCGCATCTCTGAGCCAAGCCATACAAG ATCTGAGCTCGGAGCTGGTGGGTCGCCTGCAGGTCCGAGACCAGCTGAGAACGGAGCAGGACGCCATGCTGCTGGAGGTACAGGATCtaacatcactgtga
- the LOC115775737 gene encoding schwannomin-interacting protein 1 isoform X1, producing the protein MWQIPESGGAPFVSEEVMEGEKERQRQQRDEKESNEAEDYRKSDDDTDKVEEEDEDSVGAALVWQERYGEDNLGLPIMHWEALSLRIAELEKQEEEKKEKKLKSGISLERGRSPVSWKEERGKRADSWEDGDDACNSHVLALTSRLQTRMNLQLCFINNSESEEEEEEEEKKREVRKKERDSWRGSGQIHKDPQPPAKPEKPKSRGFRNTLKNLRDRLRADHKSLTAAQSDPVVQRRHVECSDLQSFTIKELNALCASLSQAIQDLSSELVGRLQVRDQLRTEQDAMLLEVQDLTSL; encoded by the exons ATGTGGCAAATCCCTGAAAGCGGCGGAGCGCCCTTTGTGTCGGAAGAAGTG ATGgaaggagagaaggaaagacaGAGACAGCAGCGGGATGAGAAAGAGAGCAACGAAGCCGAGGATTACAGGAAGAGTGACGACGACACAGACAAGGtcgaggaagaggatgaagattCGGTGGGGGCGGCGCTGGTCTGGCAGGAACGCTATGGCGAGGACAATCTGGGCCTTCCTATCATGCACTGGGAGGCGCTGAGCCTGCGCATAGCTGAGCTTGAGaagcaggaagaagagaagaaggagaagaagttAAAG AGCGGCATTTCTCTGGAGCGAGGCAGATCCCCAGTCAGctggaaagaggagagagggaagagaGCAGACAGCTGGGAGGATGGAGACGATGCCTGCAACAGCCACGTGCTGGCGCTGACCTCTCG CCTGCAGACACGGATgaatctgcagctctgcttcatcAACAACAGtgaaagtgaagaagaagaggaggaggaggagaagaaaagggAAGTCAGAAAGAAGGAGCGCGACTCCTGG AGAGGGTCGGGGCAGATTCACAAGGATCCTCAGCCTCCTGCCAAGCCTGAGAAACCAAAGTCCCGAGGCTTCAGGAACACTCTGAAGAACCTGCGAGACCGACTGAGAGCAGACCACAAATCACTG ACTGCGGCTCAGAGTGATCCTGTAGTCCAAAGGAGACATGTGGAGTGCAGCGATTTGCAGAGTTTCACTATCAAGGAGCTGAATGCTCTCTGCGCATCTCTGAGCCAAGCCATACAAG ATCTGAGCTCGGAGCTGGTGGGTCGCCTGCAGGTCCGAGACCAGCTGAGAACGGAGCAGGACGCCATGCTGCTGGAGGTACAGGATCtaacatcactgtga
- the ache gene encoding acetylcholinesterase — protein sequence MQPSTLLLFSSIFLLSFTIPTCFSQSEGDLIVQTHTGRVRGIRLPVPDQSYITAFLGIPFAEPPIGKRRFRPAEPKRPWTGVYEAKEYPNACYQYVDTAFPGFQGSEMWNPNREMSEDCLYLNVWVPSSPRPHNLTVMVWIYGGGFYSGSSSLDVYDGRYLAHSETVIVVSMNYRIGAFGFLALHGSSEAPGNVGLLDQRMALQWVQDNIHFFGGNPKQVTIFGESAGGASVGFHLLSPDSRPTFTRAILQSGVPNCPWASVSPAEARRRATQLAKFVGCNGGNDTEMVDCLRSKNPQELIDHEWQVLPWSALFRFSFVPMVDGEFLPDTPEAMLNSGNFKDTQILLGVNQDEGSFFLLYGAPGFSKDNDSLISREDFLESVRMSVPHANDIGVEAVVLQYTDWMDENNGLKNRDAMDDIVGDHNVICPLAHFARSYAQHNALKPNTGGAGFGGMNSGGNSQGGLYLYLFDHRASNLAWPEWMGVIHGYEIEFVFGLPLEKRLNYTRDEEKLSRRMMKYWANFARTGNPNDVQGDRGKRWPVFTISEQKHVGLNTESLKIHRGLRNQMCAFWNRFLPRLLNITDNIDEAERQWKVEFHRWSSYMMHWKSQFDHYSKQERCTDL from the exons ATGCAGCCCTCCACgcttctcctcttctcctcGATCTTCCTCCTGTCCTTCACCATCCCCACCTGCTTTTCTCAGAGTGAGGGAGACCTGATTGTTCAGACACATACTGGTCGAGTTCGAGGCATCCGCCTGCCGGTGCCGGACCAAAGCTACATCACTGCTTTTCTGGGCATCCCCTTTGCTGAGCCCCCGATAGGGAAGCGCCGTTTCCGTCCTGCGGAACCCAAGCGTCCATGGACTGGGGTGTACGAGGCCAAGGAATACCCCAATGCCTGCTATCAGTATGTGGACACAGCGTTCCCGGGCTTCCAGGGCAGTGAGATGTGGAATCCTAACAGAGAGATGAGTGAGGACTGCCTCTACCTCAATGTCTGGGTGCCCTCCTCGCCCCGGCCTCATAATCTCACTGTCATGGTGTGGATCTACGGAGGAG GGTTCTACAGCGGTTCTTCTTCTCTGGATGTATACGATGGTCGTTACCTTGCTCACAGTGAGACAGTCATCGTGGTTTCCATGAACTACCGGATCGGAGCTTTCGGCTTCCTCGCTCTGCACGGCTCCTCTGAGGCTCCTGGAAATGTCGGTCTGCTCGACCAGAGGATGGCGCTGCAGTGGGTACAAGACAACATCCATTTCTTTGGTGGAAATCCCAAACAG GTGACTATCTTTGGCGAGAGTGCCGGAGGAGCTTCAGTAGGCTTCCACCTGTTGTCTCCTGACAGCCGGCCTACTTTCACTAGAGCTATCCTCCAGAGTGGGGTCCCTAATTGTCCCTGGGCCTCAGTCAGCCCCGCTGAAGCCCGTAGACGTGCCACACAGTTGGCCAAGTTTGTTGGCTGCAACGGCGGCAATGACACCGAGATGGTTGACTGTCTGCGCAGTAAAAATCCACAGGAGCTCATTGACCATGAATGGCAG GTTCTGCCATGGTCAGCTCTCTTCCGGTTTTCATTTGTGCCTATGGTGGATGGTGAGTTTCTTCCTGACACTCCTGAGGCCATGCTCAACTCGGGCAACTTTAAAGACACGCAAATACTCCTTGGGGTCAATCAGGATGAAGGCTCCTTCTTCCTGCTATATGGAGCACCAGGCTTCAGCAAGGACAATGACAGTCTGATCTCCAGAGAGGACTTCCTGGAAA GTGTTAGGATGAGTGTACCACATGCTAACGATATTGGCGTGGAGGCAGTGGTGCTGCAATACACCGACTGGATGGATGAGAATAACGGGCTCAAAAACCGTGATGCCATGGATGACATTGTGGGTGACCACAATGTCATCTGCCCGCTGGCCCACTTCGCTCGCTCCTATGCCCAGCACAATGCCCTGAAGCCTAACACGGGTGGAGCTGGCTTCGGGGGCATGAACAGTGGTGGAAACTCGCAAG GAGGGCTTTACCTTTACCTGTTCGACCACCGGGCGTCCAATCTGGCCTGGCCAGAATGGATGGGTGTGATCCACGGCTACGAAATTGAATTTGTTTTCGGCTTGCCGCTGGAGAAGAGACTCAACTACACACGAGACGAGGAGAAGCTGAGCCGGCGCATGATGAAATATTGGGCTAACTTTGCACGGACTGG AAATCCCAATGACGTGCAGGGGGACAGAGGGAAACGCTGGCCTGTGTTCACCATCAGCGAGCAGAAACATGTCGGACTCAACACCGAATCACTAAAGATTCACAGAGGTTTGCGGAACCAGATGTGCGCATTCTGGAATCGCTTCCTGCCACGCCTGCTCAACATTACTG ACAACATAGATGAGGCAGAACGTCAGTGGAAGGTGGAGTTTCACCGCTGGTCCTCCTACATGATGCACTGGAAGAGTCAGTTTGACCACTACAGCAAGCAGGAGCGCTGCACTGACCTCTGA